Proteins from a genomic interval of Methanoplanus endosymbiosus:
- the carA gene encoding glutamine-hydrolyzing carbamoyl-phosphate synthase small subunit: MKAVLGLENGEYIVGNGFGAEGSCTGELVFTTQMSGYMESLTDPSYAGQILMFTYPLIGNYGVDEQNFQSPKVNAHGCVVHEVCKRPAANKPLKTFFEENSLLGISGVDTRKLTIKTRIEGSLRAALVTGDNSPEYAVELARAAKPISDINLLPQVSIKEPCRIKGKGKRIAVIDLGIKKNIAVSFRKRGADLHMFPYNAKASEVEACKPEAIFFTNGPGDPAFATDAVECAKHFMGEIPVFGICMGNQILARAFGAETYKMKFGHRGSNQPVRHKDGSIYITTQNHGFAVDRDTLPGDCGVLFENVNDNSVEGIYSDDLDVYAVQFHPEAFGGPRDTESPVFDMMYRRIP; this comes from the coding sequence ATGAAAGCAGTTTTGGGTCTGGAAAACGGCGAATATATTGTCGGGAACGGTTTTGGTGCTGAAGGTTCCTGCACCGGTGAACTCGTATTTACGACCCAGATGAGCGGTTACATGGAGTCTCTTACTGATCCCAGCTATGCTGGTCAGATTCTCATGTTCACATATCCGCTCATCGGTAATTACGGAGTGGACGAGCAGAACTTTCAGAGTCCAAAGGTCAATGCCCATGGGTGCGTCGTCCATGAGGTATGTAAAAGACCGGCAGCGAATAAACCTCTAAAAACTTTTTTTGAAGAGAACAGCCTTTTGGGAATCTCAGGTGTTGATACCAGAAAACTCACAATAAAAACAAGAATTGAAGGTTCACTGAGAGCCGCACTTGTAACAGGAGATAACAGTCCGGAATATGCAGTTGAACTTGCAAGAGCTGCAAAGCCAATATCTGATATTAATCTCCTGCCGCAGGTGTCAATAAAAGAGCCATGCCGCATTAAAGGTAAGGGCAAAAGAATTGCCGTAATTGATCTTGGAATTAAGAAAAATATCGCGGTGTCATTCAGGAAACGCGGGGCTGATCTCCATATGTTCCCGTACAATGCAAAAGCCTCAGAAGTTGAGGCCTGCAAACCTGAAGCTATATTTTTCACAAACGGGCCGGGCGATCCTGCCTTCGCAACCGATGCAGTTGAATGTGCAAAGCACTTCATGGGAGAGATCCCGGTATTTGGCATCTGTATGGGCAACCAGATCCTCGCCCGCGCTTTTGGTGCTGAGACATACAAGATGAAATTTGGCCACAGGGGTTCAAACCAGCCTGTAAGGCATAAAGACGGATCGATTTATATCACAACCCAGAACCACGGCTTCGCCGTTGACAGGGACACACTGCCCGGTGACTGCGGAGTATTATTTGAAAATGTCAATGACAACTCAGTAGAGGGCATCTACTCAGATGATCTTGATGTCTATGCTGTCCAGTTCCACCCGGAGGCTTTCGGAGGTCCGCGTGACACTGAAAGTCCGGTATTTGATATGATGTACAGGAGGATTCCCTGA
- a CDS encoding carbonic anhydrase → MIDKFIEGNKRFIEEDFKQDKEHYEQLSQSQSPTVLWIGCSDSRVAPERVAGAKSGEIFVHRNIGNIVPVSDWNFATVLEYAIRHLKVDDIVICGHSDCGAIKALCGKAGDDAYIPLWLDNANPAMERAGERPDTPEGEKEWRRKVEYENVKLQLEHLRVYPIVKWAEKMGKVELHGLYFDLDTGDLSKIY, encoded by the coding sequence ATGATAGACAAATTCATTGAAGGCAACAAACGGTTTATTGAAGAGGATTTTAAGCAGGACAAAGAGCATTATGAACAGCTTTCCCAGAGTCAGAGCCCGACTGTGCTCTGGATTGGATGTTCTGATTCCCGTGTAGCTCCTGAGAGGGTTGCGGGTGCAAAATCAGGCGAGATATTTGTTCACCGGAATATTGGCAATATTGTACCTGTGAGTGACTGGAACTTTGCAACAGTTCTTGAGTATGCTATCCGTCATCTTAAGGTGGATGATATTGTGATCTGTGGTCATTCAGACTGCGGAGCAATTAAGGCACTCTGCGGTAAAGCCGGTGATGACGCATATATTCCATTATGGCTTGATAATGCAAATCCGGCGATGGAAAGGGCGGGGGAGAGACCCGATACTCCGGAGGGTGAGAAGGAATGGAGACGAAAGGTTGAATATGAGAATGTTAAACTTCAGCTGGAGCACCTGAGGGTATATCCGATTGTAAAATGGGCTGAAAAGATGGGTAAAGTTGAACTTCACGGTTTATACTTTGATCTGGATACAGGAGATCTCTCAAAGATCTATTAA